The following coding sequences lie in one Burkholderia cepacia genomic window:
- the lpxK gene encoding tetraacyldisaccharide 4'-kinase, giving the protein MSAPGGPLARLEAHLTREWQRRGALAWALTPFACVFGLCAALRRTAYTQGWKQPVDVGVPVVVVGNVTVGGTGKTPTVIALVDALRAAGFTPGVVSRGYGANVKAPTAVTPASRAGVGGDEPLLIARRTGAPVWVCPDRVAAAQALRAAHPDVDVIVSDDGLQHYRLARTVELVVFDHRLGGNGFLLPAGPLREPLSRHRDATLVNDPYSGALPPWPDTYALALKPGAAWHLDQPALRRPLSQFAHERVLAAAGIGAPERFFATLRAAGLAPATRALPDHYAFADNPFVDDAVDAILITEKDAVKLGASWRDARLWVVPVEAALDPRLIALVVEKLRGRSPA; this is encoded by the coding sequence ATGAGCGCGCCCGGCGGCCCGCTCGCGCGGCTCGAAGCGCACCTGACACGCGAATGGCAGCGGCGCGGCGCGCTCGCCTGGGCGCTCACGCCGTTCGCCTGCGTGTTCGGCCTGTGCGCAGCGCTGCGACGTACCGCCTACACGCAGGGGTGGAAACAGCCGGTCGACGTCGGCGTACCGGTCGTCGTGGTCGGCAACGTGACTGTCGGCGGCACCGGCAAGACGCCCACCGTGATCGCACTCGTCGACGCATTGCGCGCGGCCGGCTTCACGCCTGGCGTCGTGTCGCGCGGCTACGGCGCGAACGTGAAGGCGCCGACCGCCGTCACGCCCGCGTCGCGCGCTGGCGTCGGCGGCGACGAACCGCTGCTGATCGCCCGCCGCACCGGCGCGCCCGTGTGGGTGTGCCCCGATCGCGTCGCGGCCGCGCAGGCGCTGCGCGCCGCGCATCCGGACGTCGACGTGATCGTCAGCGACGACGGCCTGCAGCACTACCGCCTCGCGCGCACGGTCGAACTCGTCGTGTTCGACCACCGGCTTGGCGGCAACGGCTTCCTGCTGCCGGCCGGGCCGCTGCGCGAGCCGCTGTCGCGGCACCGCGACGCGACGCTCGTCAACGATCCGTACAGCGGCGCGCTGCCGCCCTGGCCCGACACCTATGCGCTCGCGCTGAAGCCGGGCGCCGCGTGGCACCTCGACCAGCCCGCGCTGCGCCGTCCGCTGTCGCAGTTCGCTCACGAGCGCGTGCTCGCCGCGGCCGGCATCGGCGCGCCGGAACGCTTCTTCGCGACGCTGCGCGCGGCCGGTCTCGCGCCGGCGACGCGCGCGCTGCCCGACCACTACGCGTTCGCCGACAATCCGTTCGTCGACGATGCCGTCGACGCAATCCTGATCACCGAGAAGGATGCAGTAAAATTGGGCGCTTCCTGGCGCGACGCTCGACTGTGGGTGGTCCCCGTCGAAGCCGCGCTCGACCCTCGCCTCATTGCCCTCGTTGTGGAGAAACTCCGTGGACGCTCGCCTGCTTGA
- a CDS encoding Trm112 family protein, which produces MDARLLEIIVCPICKGPLHYDRAAQELICNADKLAYPIRDGIPVMLVDEARQTVEGTPVDPAGR; this is translated from the coding sequence GTGGACGCTCGCCTGCTTGAAATCATTGTGTGCCCTATCTGCAAAGGCCCGCTCCACTACGACCGCGCCGCGCAGGAGCTGATCTGCAACGCGGACAAGCTCGCCTACCCGATCCGCGACGGCATCCCCGTGATGCTCGTCGACGAAGCGCGCCAGACCGTCGAAGGCACGCCGGTCGATCCGGCCGGCCGCTAA
- the kdsB gene encoding 3-deoxy-manno-octulosonate cytidylyltransferase: protein MTHPQPFIAVIPARLASTRLPNKPLADLGGKPMVVRVAERAREAGAQQVLVASDAQSVLDAARDHGFEAVLTRADHPSGTDRLAEVAAAFGWSDDTVVVNVQGDEPLIDPVLVRDVASHLAAHPACAIATAAHPIHDAADVFNPNVVKVALDAQSVALYFSRAPIPWSRDAYQPHWPDVATMPAPAFPVYRHIGLYAYRARFLRTYPSLAQAPIEQAEQLEQLRALWHGERIAVLITESAPEAGIDTPADLTRVQALFQPGSK, encoded by the coding sequence ATGACTCACCCGCAACCCTTCATCGCCGTCATTCCCGCCCGGCTCGCGTCGACGCGCCTTCCGAACAAGCCGCTCGCCGATCTCGGCGGCAAGCCGATGGTCGTGCGCGTCGCCGAGCGCGCACGCGAAGCAGGCGCGCAGCAGGTGCTCGTCGCCTCCGACGCGCAGAGCGTGCTCGACGCGGCGCGCGACCACGGCTTCGAAGCGGTGCTCACGCGTGCCGACCATCCGTCCGGCACCGACCGGCTCGCGGAAGTCGCGGCGGCCTTCGGGTGGAGCGACGACACCGTCGTCGTCAACGTGCAGGGCGACGAGCCGCTGATCGACCCCGTGCTCGTGCGCGACGTGGCGTCGCACCTCGCCGCGCATCCGGCCTGCGCGATCGCGACCGCCGCCCACCCGATCCACGACGCGGCCGACGTGTTCAACCCGAACGTCGTGAAGGTCGCGCTCGACGCGCAGAGCGTCGCGCTGTACTTCTCGCGCGCGCCGATTCCGTGGAGCCGCGACGCGTACCAGCCGCACTGGCCGGACGTCGCGACCATGCCGGCACCGGCTTTCCCGGTCTACCGGCACATCGGGCTCTATGCGTATCGCGCGCGTTTCCTGCGCACCTATCCGTCGCTCGCGCAGGCGCCGATCGAGCAGGCCGAGCAGCTCGAACAGCTGCGCGCGCTGTGGCACGGTGAGCGCATCGCAGTGCTGATCACCGAGTCCGCGCCCGAAGCCGGAATCGACACGCCGGCCGATCTCACGCGCGTGCAGGCCCTTTTTCAGCCGGGTTCAAAATAA
- the adk gene encoding adenylate kinase codes for MRLILLGAPGAGKGTQANFIKEKFGIPQISTGDMLRAAVKAGTPLGVEAKGYMDAGKLVPDALIIGLVKERLKESDCANGYLFDGFPRTIAQADAMKEAGVAIDYVLEIDVPFSEIIERMSGRRTHPASGRTYHVKFNPPKVEGHDDVTGEPLIQRDDDKEETVKKRLEVYEAQTKPLITYYGDWAQRGEENGLKAPQYRKISGLGAVEEIRERAFDALK; via the coding sequence ATGCGTTTGATCCTGTTGGGCGCGCCCGGCGCGGGAAAGGGCACCCAGGCAAACTTCATCAAGGAAAAGTTCGGCATCCCGCAAATCTCGACCGGCGACATGCTGCGCGCGGCCGTGAAGGCCGGCACGCCGCTCGGCGTCGAGGCGAAGGGCTACATGGACGCCGGCAAGCTCGTGCCGGACGCGCTGATCATCGGCCTCGTCAAGGAGCGCCTGAAGGAATCCGACTGCGCGAATGGCTATCTGTTCGACGGTTTCCCGCGCACGATCGCGCAGGCTGACGCGATGAAGGAAGCCGGCGTCGCGATCGACTACGTGCTCGAAATCGACGTCCCGTTCTCGGAAATCATCGAGCGCATGAGCGGCCGCCGCACGCACCCGGCATCGGGCCGCACGTACCACGTCAAGTTCAACCCGCCGAAGGTCGAGGGCCACGACGACGTGACGGGCGAACCGCTGATCCAGCGCGACGACGACAAGGAAGAAACCGTCAAGAAGCGTCTCGAAGTGTACGAAGCGCAGACCAAGCCGCTGATCACGTACTACGGCGACTGGGCGCAGCGCGGCGAGGAAAACGGCCTGAAGGCACCGCAGTATCGCAAGATCTCGGGCCTCGGCGCCGTCGAGGAAATCCGCGAGCGCGCGTTTGACGCGCTGAAGTAA
- a CDS encoding SDR family NAD(P)-dependent oxidoreductase — translation MEIRGNVFLITGGASGLGAGTARMLAQAGGTVVLADLNEAAGTALATELGGVFVRCDVSSETDAQAAVDAATHAGTLRGLVNCAGIAPAAKTVGKDGAHPLDVFAKTINVNLVGTFNMIRLAAAAMAATAPTAEGERGVIVSTASVAAFDGQIGQAAYAASKAGVAGMTLPIARDLSRSGIRVMTIAPGLFETPMLLGMPQDVQDALGAMVPFPPRLGKPAEYAMLVRQIVENPMLNGEVIRLDGAIRMQPK, via the coding sequence ATGGAAATTCGCGGCAACGTGTTTCTGATCACGGGCGGCGCATCGGGCCTCGGCGCCGGCACCGCACGGATGCTTGCCCAGGCCGGCGGCACGGTCGTGCTCGCCGACCTGAACGAAGCGGCAGGCACTGCGCTCGCGACCGAACTGGGCGGCGTATTCGTGCGCTGCGACGTGTCGAGCGAAACCGACGCACAGGCGGCCGTCGACGCGGCCACGCACGCGGGCACGCTGCGCGGCCTCGTGAACTGCGCGGGCATCGCGCCGGCCGCGAAAACCGTCGGCAAGGACGGCGCACACCCGCTCGACGTGTTCGCGAAGACGATCAACGTGAACCTGGTGGGCACATTCAACATGATCCGGCTCGCAGCGGCCGCGATGGCCGCGACCGCGCCGACCGCGGAAGGCGAGCGCGGCGTGATCGTCAGCACCGCGTCGGTCGCCGCCTTCGACGGACAGATCGGCCAGGCCGCCTATGCGGCATCGAAGGCCGGTGTCGCGGGCATGACGCTGCCGATCGCGCGCGACCTGTCGCGCAGCGGCATCCGCGTGATGACGATCGCGCCGGGCCTGTTCGAGACCCCGATGCTGCTCGGCATGCCGCAGGATGTGCAGGACGCGCTCGGCGCGATGGTGCCGTTCCCGCCGCGGCTCGGCAAACCGGCCGAATACGCGATGCTGGTGCGCCAGATCGTCGAGAATCCGATGCTCAATGGCGAAGTGATCCGCCTCGACGGCGCGATCCGGATGCAGCCGAAGTAA